A part of Salmo salar chromosome ssa18, Ssal_v3.1, whole genome shotgun sequence genomic DNA contains:
- the snx15 gene encoding sorting nexin-15: MSRKKEKEEYYRFFSVTEPRTHEKGHTEYKVTARFVSKRHPEDVKEVIVWRRYSELKKLYGELSYTHRNLFRRQEEFPSFPGSQLFGRFDEGVIEERRSAAEAMLLFTTNIPALYNSPQLKDFFRGGEVIRPLDPSPLSSSTPLPPPLIPLPQRQGSDCEPAAEEEGTEAPIQPQKLGLSLGTDLVEPEVAAEAYSEMGGCPTPVAVTPTAEEEEEEELTDLPDLPGDLKLDDRVLTPFQPCVLRTDQSQSQEEFDSLFDSVMREEPTEEVPPPPLSDNDLAIFDPCAKEDQPRASHDQSELLSLPLTNPDGGEVGYLKQAANELTAAMESEKEGEYSTAIQKYKTAVDLLITGVKGDPDPQRRGSVKRRTAQYLEHAETLLTLLTSTHTSQDQDA, translated from the exons ATGTCtcggaagaaagagaaagaagaatATTACCGTTTTTTCTCGGTGACAGAACCACGCACACACGAGAAGGGACACACGGAATATAAAGTCACCGCAAGG tttgtCTCCAAGCGTCATCCAGAGGACGTCAAGGAGGTGATAGTATGGAGGAGGTACAGTGAACTGAAGAAGCTATATGGAGAGCTGTCctacacacacagaaacctgttcaggagacaggaggagttCCCTTCGTTCCCTGGCTCTCAGCTCTTTG gtaggTTTGATGAAGGGGTGatcgaggagaggaggagtgcagCTGAGGCCATGCTACTATTCACCACCAATATCCCTGCTCTCTACAACAGCCCTCAGCTAAAGGACTTCTTTAGG gGTGGAGAGGTGATCAGGCCGTtagacccctctcctctctcctcctccacccccctccctccccccctcatcCCCCTACCACAGCGTCAAGGCTCAGACTGTGAACCAGCGGCGGAGGAGGAGGGGACCGAGGCCCCTATCCAACCCCAGAAGTTGGGCCTTTCACTGGGCACGGATCTAGTCGAGCCTGAGGTTGCAGCTGAGGCCTATAGTGAGATGGGGGGTTGTCCTACTCCAGTGGCAGTAACACCTAcagctgaggaggaggaggaggaagagttaACGGACCTTCCTGATCTACCCGGTGATCTGAAGCTAGACGACAGAG TTCTTACTCCGTTCCAGCCCTGCGTCCTCAGAACAGACCAATCGCAGTCTCAGGAGGAGTTTGATTCGCTGTTCGATTCTGTGATGCGGGAGGAGCCTACAGAGGAAGTaccgccccctcctctctccgacAACGACCTCGCCATCTTCGACCCCTGTGCTAAAGAAG ACCAACCGAGAGCATCACACGACCAATCAGAACTTCTGTCGCTGCCCTTGACCAATCCGGACGGCGGGGAGGTGGGCTATCTGAAGCAGGCAGCCAATGAGCTCACAGCTGCGATGGAAAGCGAGAAGGagggagagtacagtacagccaTACAAAAATACAAGACAGCTGTGGATTTACTCATCACTGGAGTTAaag gagatcCAGACCCACAACGTAGAGGCTCAGTAAAGAGAAGAACTGCTCAGTATCTGGAACATGCAGAGACACTACTCACACTACTTACCTCCACACACACCTCGCAGGACCAGGatgcttaa